The nucleotide window CTTGCAAGTAGAAAAGATGACTGGGTTCATATTTTTAAAGTTTTTAATCACATTGGTTATATTTGGGCTTTTGTGTTGATGATAAATAGATTTAAACTAATAGAGAGTAAAACTATTTTAAAAGTTTTTGCTTTTCCTTTTGCATCTGCACTTATAATCTTTTATATGAGTCTAAATTTTTATACGGGTTATGTATTTAAAACTTATGGTGCAAATATGGGACACAATCATAAAAATCATCAAATGAGCATGGAGAATAAATGAATATCGAAGTTTTAAAAAATCTTATAGATTATGGAGTTATTGCTCTTTTACTTTTTATGAGTTTTATCTCATTTTGGTTTTTTGTTGAAAGAATAATTTTTTATAAAAAGTTAGATGTAAAAAGTTTTAAAAACAAAAAACAACTTGATGTTGCATTAACAAAACATCTAACAATCATAGGAACAATAGCTTCAAATTCGCCTTATATTGGATTGCTTGGAACGGTGTTGGCTATTATGCTTACTTTTATGACTATGGGAAGTGGAGATATTGATGCAGCAAAAATCATGAGTTCATTAGCGCTTGCTTTAAAAGCAACTGCTATTGGACTTGTAGTTGCTATTAGTTCTCAGATTTTTTATAATATTTTGGGACGTTATGCTGAAGTTTTGGAGAGTCATTATGAAACTGAAGAAATATGATTCAATAAATGTAATTCCATTTATTGATGTATTACTTGTTTTATTAACTATTGTTTTGATGACATCAACTTTTATTACAAAAGGAATAATTCCGATATCTCTTCCCAAAGCATCAAATGCTGAAAATTTAAAAGTAAATAAAGAGATAATTATAGTAATAAAAGAGGATGGAACTCTATTTTGTAATAATAATATAGAGGGTTTAAAGAATATAGAAGAACATATTTTACAATTTTCTAAAGATACACCAATTCATATAAATAGTGATAAAAATTCAAAATTTGAAATTTTTGTATCTGTTTTAAATATGTTAAAAAGATACGAATATTCAAATATTTCAATTGTGACTAAAAAATGAAAAGATATTTTAATTCTTTTATTATTGCATTAGTTTTTTATAGTTCTTTTGCTTTTGGAATTTTCTATTTTTTTATAGATAAAAAGATAATTACAAAAGATTCTCAAGTAGTTCAAAAAATATCTTTAAATCATATTGAGTTAAAACCTGAGCCAGTTGTTAATCAAATAAAAGAAAAAAAGATTATACAAGAAGAAATAAAAGAGCAAATTAAAGAAGAAATAAAACCAGAACCAATAGAAAAAGTAATTAAAAAAGAAGAAAAGAAAAAGGTTCAAAAAAAGCCAAAAGAGAAAAAAATAGAAAAAGAAAAAGTAGTTAAAAAACAGGAAATAAAAGAGCAGAAAAATTCTACAAAAGAAGAAGTTGTAAAAGAAAATATAGTAAATAATAATATACAAAAAGAAACTAAAGAATTATCAGCTACAAAACCAGTAGTTGATGAAAAAAAAGAGTATTTAGAAAAACATTTAGCACTTATTAGAAATTTGATAAATCAAAATGTAAAATATCCTTTGAAAGCTAGAAAATTATCTATTCAAGGAGTTGTAACAGTAAGATTTAAAATCAATGAAAATGGAACTGTTGAAAATATTATTATAGTTGATGGTCATAAATTTTTACAAAATGCAACAATTGAAGCTATACAAGAGGCTTCAAGAAATTTTCCTAAAACAAATAAAAGTATAGAAATTCAAATTCCAATAGAGTATAAGTTAATCTAAAAAAGTCATTTGTGAGTAATTTGTTTGTTATAATCTTTTAATAATTTTTAAAAAAGAAAGAACAAACTTTGAAAATACTACATTTTAGCGATACACATCTAGGTTTTAATGACCTAGATATTATAAATGAAAACAATATAAACCAAAGAGAAGCAGACTTTTATGATGCTTTTTCTCAAGTAGTTGAACAAATAAAACTAATAAAACCTGATTACATAATCCATACGGGAGATTTATTTCATAGAGCAAGTCCAAGTAATAGAGCAATTACCTTTGCACTTGAAAAATTCAATGAGATAAATGATTTAAATATTCCATTTATTTTAATAGCTGGAAATCACTCAACTCCTCGAACAAATCTAAGTTCTCCTATTTTAAAGATATTTGAAAACTTTAAAAATATCTATGTTTCATATAATCAAGAGTATAAAAAAATAGAGTTTGAAGATGT belongs to Arcobacter defluvii and includes:
- a CDS encoding energy transducer TonB, whose translation is MKRYFNSFIIALVFYSSFAFGIFYFFIDKKIITKDSQVVQKISLNHIELKPEPVVNQIKEKKIIQEEIKEQIKEEIKPEPIEKVIKKEEKKKVQKKPKEKKIEKEKVVKKQEIKEQKNSTKEEVVKENIVNNNIQKETKELSATKPVVDEKKEYLEKHLALIRNLINQNVKYPLKARKLSIQGVVTVRFKINENGTVENIIIVDGHKFLQNATIEAIQEASRNFPKTNKSIEIQIPIEYKLI
- the exbD gene encoding TonB system transport protein ExbD; protein product: MKLKKYDSINVIPFIDVLLVLLTIVLMTSTFITKGIIPISLPKASNAENLKVNKEIIIVIKEDGTLFCNNNIEGLKNIEEHILQFSKDTPIHINSDKNSKFEIFVSVLNMLKRYEYSNISIVTKK
- the exbB gene encoding TonB-system energizer ExbB; translated protein: MNIEVLKNLIDYGVIALLLFMSFISFWFFVERIIFYKKLDVKSFKNKKQLDVALTKHLTIIGTIASNSPYIGLLGTVLAIMLTFMTMGSGDIDAAKIMSSLALALKATAIGLVVAISSQIFYNILGRYAEVLESHYETEEI